The Arachis hypogaea cultivar Tifrunner chromosome 14, arahy.Tifrunner.gnm2.J5K5, whole genome shotgun sequence DNA window GAAGTATAAAACATATATTAATTGACTTGTTATAATCaagataaatttttataatacataTAAGAATATAAGATATTGAAGgtacaataattattattattattattattattaacttttcTATTGTATACTATTGTTTGGTATTTgtataaatgataaaaaatataaaattattttatatacattaaatatacttatgataaatttttttaaaaaacatattttagacataaataaaaaaaattatttttcatgcatcgtacacatatatatacacttGTACTAGAACACATCATGTCGACATGCTAATGCaaaaatgttatatattttataataatacgaTCATGATAATATTTGGTGATACAATTCTctagttaataaaaattattgtcCTATTTagattattcttctttttttgcaATTATTATACGATTGATTTagctaaaaatattttagataaaatCAATCATACAGGAAATTAATTTAGTTGGTCAGTTAGTTCACTCAACTATTTAAATAAGTGTTAGAGTTTAAATTTGATCTTATGTATGCAATAACTCATTAGTCAATGACAAATTTTTAAATGTTACTTATATCTATGATAAATTAGTCTTTGACCTGTCACGTTAAAAGAtaatataaacaataaaaaaattataataattttttaatttaactaacttattttttaagagcatgttttaaaaatatattaataataaatttttaatatttttgatatatttaatacattagaaatacaaaaatatttgttttttcaataacttttataaatacttttttatagtatttttaactTATATCTTAAGATATAAGTTAGCAAaatcctaatattttttatcGTAAGGATAATTATTTAGTTTGACCTTAATAATGGGGTGCTTGACGAATTTAATTTGTTAAGACTATAAGTCAAAAATAATTAATGATTGTGTGCTATGACCCCCTTTTAAAGCAATATCCTCCTCTTATTcggtaaaaatttaattaatttaatcaatcaTAGTAAAAATAATACTgtacatctaaatttttttataaattaaattcaattaaattaaataataaaatttaaaataatattaattataactaatttttattatattaaattaatttaattatatttaattaacaaaaagatttaaatgtgtagtattatttttataataaatataccaTTAAACGTATATGATTTTACTATATATAGATAGACATATACAGGTTCTTTCATACTTTCAATTTTCAACTTTCAAGTACATAGTAAGATGAAGGCTTTTACTTATGTTCTGATCAGTCTCCTTGTTTTTTCCATTGGCATAGGTATGTTTCTATCTAATAGACACTGTTTAATTTTTCTTATCTTCTATGTTTTTGTTTCAAGAAATAAATTGTTTgtcgtttattttttatttttaaaaaggaaCAGTTTtacatgttatattttatattgttaaaaagctaatattttataaatttttacaaATATAAAGAAAGTCATTTTTCTTAGACGAAAAAGAATTgccaaaaaagaattaaaagaattgAGGCGGTGTTTGTTTATGATTTTCAGAAAAGTAATTTTGCAATCTGATTCTCTTCATGcagttaaaattatttaaaatttgatgttaatAAGAATATAGTCTCTTTGATtctccaaacaaaaaaaaataactgacttttatttaaattctgattaatttataaaattataaaaatacggtaaaaagtgattttttcaacaaaaaaaaaacaggtttttttaatagaaaccaaaaaaaaattataaatttctatttgtttattttagTTTAGATTGCACATCCAACTGTCCAAGTAGTAATTGTTTTATGTGTTTGATGTGTATATGTAGGGAATGAAAGGCTAGTGAAAGTAACAGAGTCGGTCTCAAACCATTGTACACAAACACTCAACAGTGAAATATGTGTAGCAGATCACCAGTGCGACGATATTTGCAAAAACCGTTTTGGAAGGCTAGCAAGTGGGTTTTGCATTAATAGCAAATGTATGTGTCAGTACCCACCTCCATGTCACAATTTGTAGCCCTATGTTTGCAACATTTTCCCTTTGAATAAATGTTTCAATAATGGAAAATCAAAagcttaaaatatataaataaatgatgtttctatgaatcaattttatttactttcttctcatttttctcGTTCTTAGTTACTTTTAGTTTTATAAGGTTAAAGAATATTATGAGTAATTATTTATACCccaaataaaaagtaactaaaaaattaatatcgCTTAGAATTAGAAATGTCAAAGACAACATTTggggtgtaattgaaattgacgttcatatatatatatatatacggaattttttattttaataaataaattaattataataattactgaaataaataatttaaaaaatatttatcgaaataaatacttctctcttatctcgtttatattgtaaataagatttcgtttacactgtaaacgagatatatatatttataaataattaaatatgattttttaaaataatagaaaatattaataatttaaattagaccaaACTCTTAAAAATGAAACGTttctttttttggtgactaaatgaaacgtttcaaataatagaaaagatagaCGATTTTAAATAATAAGGAAGATAAACAGTACATTTTAAATAAATAACAGAGAAGATAGATTGTACGTTAACACATTTACTTTGAAAGTACGCAAGTGCATCGTTAAATTACCCACTATTAACATGGATACCTTTCTTTCCATCAAATAGGGATGGAGTCTTATTCATTAAtggaaatatttaaattatattttaaaattttatgtacTTCCATGTAATAAACAAATTTGTATGTACTTTCATACAACAAacgaaacaaaattttttatgtattctcataccacaaataaaattttaaatttttatataaattataataaaaaactgTCAATGGATAGAAGTAAGTAAATGGAAGGAGAAAAAAATAATCGTGTTAACAGTAgcaatttactttaatttatttcaactaagaaaaataaacatattaatgtGTAATGTGCTTATTTTAAATGGAAGGTCTATCTTCCTATTATTCAAATTGGATTGTTTATCTAAATAAGCGTCCATCTTTCCTATATTATTTGGAacgttctatttttaaaaatttaatctaatttaaattattaatattttttattaatttcaaaaattaaatttaattatatatatatatatatatatatatatatatatatatctcgttttgtaaatgagatatataaataaaaattgaaaaattacacATCTCATTTACACGGTAAAAAAGATACATACAAAATTATATAAGaagaatatttattttgataaatattttttaaattatttatttcagtaattattataatttatttatttattaaaataaaaaatcctatatATACGtccaaaaaaatgtgaaaaaataaaagaaaacggaAGTCATATTCATGAAACTAAATGGAGGAagatttaaccaaaaaataaaataagaaataaaaatcaaTCACACTTCCACTTCTAAATTTCCATAAACAATAGTATAAAGTATAAACAAAAGCAAATAGTGTGGACAAATATATTACTAGTATATTTAAGAATTGTGTGAGACACACTTAGAAAACCCCACACCAGCAACTGTTATACTGCTTTGAAACCACTCAACAAAATTGCTCAATTTTTATATGGTGTATTAATTTCTACCTAAATCCTACTACCTGGAAGGCGAAAACTTGAAGCTGCTTCTGCCTACCTTGTCTTTTTGGCTTTAGccaacttcttctttcttttcttgacaGCCTTGGGGATTTTATTTTTCCgcgcttctctcttctcttccttcACCTTCTTCTTGTTCTCTTTTCTAGCCGCTTTCCTGTCTGCAGGTGTCTGTGTATCGCTTTCAGAAGATGAATCCACTCCGGAACCactttcatcattttcatcctcGTCGGACTCTGAGTCGCCATCTGCCTTTGCAAGGCCAGATTTATCATCAGAGTTGATATGTGAAACCTCTGTAGGATTTGATTTCACATGCTGCTTGTCATTTTGCGACGAAGGTTGTGATATTGATAATGCATGTTTAAGTCCAGTGATGGTCTGATAGTATAAATCGCCGGTGTCCTTCCCACTTGTTATGCGTTGCACATCCTCCTCGGCATTCTTAACATCATCTAGCGTCTTAGGAATGTAAGTCTGTAACAAAGAATTCAGGAAACTGAAAATGTaagaaagaacaaaagaacaCTGTGCTGACCAGACTATAAACACGGTTGATTCAAAGACCAAATCTGAACCCCATTtcaattattcaaaataaaaagcaaaacaAGTGAAATCAAACTCATATCTATAGATTGACTTAAATATCATACTAATTAAGAAAAAGGATCAAGTAAGAAGCTGACATAACAAATCAGTTTACCTGCATAAATACTGAGTCTGCAATCTCATCCTCTACAGATACATCTCCTCTTGCTGAGATTTTTTGTTGCATCTAGAATTTTTTGAgaagcataaaaaaattatttcttaaaGTTGTTCAGAAAATGCAGAGAAATAACtcataagaaaacaaaaagacaAATACCTCTTCCAAATAACCATCCACAGCATCATCAGCAATAGTTGGATCAACAATAAAATCGAACAGTTCTCTTATCGTCATGACAGCCACACCATGCTTTTTAAAGAAGTCCTGCAAATCAACATGACAAAAACTACTTAATCACACCTTTACCTCATTATCCCCATTACAGAGATATAAAAAACagaacaagaaatcaataatttATTGCTACAAGTGCTTACTGATATATGAATACAATCTTCACGCAAGAAATCAAGGGCATGAGGATGGTCAGGATCAACAGCTTGAGAAACATCAATAATATACAAGTGACCCTAACAAATAGAGAACAACCATATTAGCTATTGACACTTGACAGAGGAATTTAATCAATGAAATGTAAACAGGTGAAGAGGAGATCACCTCAAAATAAAGTATATTATATTCGCTGAGGTCACCATGAACCAATTTGCACTTTTGATACAATGTCCGCATTGCAATAATCATCTGTAAAACAAATCCTCCTATAATTTCAGAttaaaaacttggtagcacagaAGAGCCTAATGCCCTtagaatactaaaaaaaatgTGCGACAGTATTTCCATTAAGGATCCCTAAAATAATACTCAAAACTGTCGACTCACTAAAGTTAAGGTTCAGGGGACCCTGCTTACTATTACTCTATTATTGACATCACATCAAAGCATCTTTAAGGTATAATCTTTAAGAATTGAGAGATCAGCTAAAAGGCCAAGTTCTAAATTATATCATGCAAGCATCACAATAGACTATTGTAGTAATTTGACACACCTCAAGATAGCCTTCACGTAACTTGTCTAAAGATAAGTTTGCATCTTTAAGACGAGGAGCAGCCCAACCAGCCTTTCCtgtgaaaaatgaaaaaagaaactgAGAAATTCAATTGAAATTGTACTTATGTTTCTTATGAATGATCAATATTGGGGGCAATTACAATCAATTCCAACTTCGATATATGTGACAAAAATTAGTGAACATCTGCCTcgctttcttttcttccttttcttataCCAGATAATGAACAGCAGATGGACGAAAGCACTGTATCAAATGTGCACAGAATTACATTGATCACAGTATAGATGTTTTGTGAATATGGAGAATAAAAGCAGTACCTATAAATTCCATAACCAAAACATGTAGCCTCAGAAGAAGAGGTGTAGGGCACCTAAGTCCTGCTGCCTTTAGCCTGCAATTCAATTTGGGAAGAGATGAGAGAAGGAAATAATTAAGGTTAGGTATGCATGGATCCAAACTCTCTGATACAGATTTactggaaaaataaaagaaaaggtaaAGTAAAACCTTTAAAAAATTGAAGCACATGGGACTGGCCCTCTAAGTCTCTAACACACATAAAGATTTACTAGGTTCATTTCAGTTTATTCCCTATCAGATATACATCGAATCCATAAAAGATCTTTGAACTGTAACAAATGATTATTACTCTAGTACCTGGTTAAGTAACTGCCATAAACCCAAATAATTTTAaactgttttttttattttgataggaAAAACCAGATGAATGTTCGTAGCACTTCATGCATAGCTTAAAGGCAAAAGGATTAATGACAAAAAACCCCGTAAAGAACATCTGACTGAGAAATATGTTTACAGTTTACCTTCTTTTCCAACTATTTtgattatctaatttaattttttacatgaatTTTCATAGCACTTCTTTTAGTAAAGTTCATAACCAACCAACAGGGAAACAAACAAGGGGGAGAAAAGGAAGCAAACCTCATAAGATTCCTCATTTCTTTCTCTGCCCATGTTTTTACCATTTTCCTGGGATTATGCCTGCAGTATCCATTTCTAAAACGGTAGTCTCCTTGCACATATCTATCTCTATCCCTGATATCATTCAGAGAATAAAGTTcagtttatataattaataaaaatgcaaCTTTGAACGATGTAACACTCATTATACTTACTTAAAAACCAGAATGGATGTTTTGTATACTTTAATTGCAAGTTCTTGACCATCAGATTTGGTTGCATGATAAACATTTGCCTTtagaacaaagaaaaaggaagaaacgaGCTCAATATGACATGTAACTAATTGTCACAACAGAATAGTCTGAGACATCATCTTGGAACCTAAACCATGATGTTCAGAAACaggaaaacacaaaataaaagttTCTGGTGCACCACATACTTCCTTTCCAGTTGAAATGCATCCATTGATATCATGAAACACACCTCGGTTAAGCATTTTGAACAAAACCATGCGCGTTCTAGGATCAATTGCCTAGGAAAACCAGAGTTAGTTGCATAGTAATAATTATATTTGGCAAACAGACAAGTTTAAGAGTGATTAGGGTAGTATCACCTGCTCAACAGTGGCGCGGTCTGCCTTATCAGTAGTTTTAGTTTTACCAATGGCCATCTCTCGAACACTACCACGAATTGCCGTACTCACAGAGTTAGACATGCCAACATTCATCCTCCCTTCCCACTCCTGCACCACCAAATCTAAATTTTGAGTCATTAATCCAATTATATATGTGAAAACCTAAATTTTAGGGTTTACCTCTAAGGGAGAGGCACGAATGTGGTGAGTGAACTTCTGGTTGCGGTTGGAGAGAGGCTGGAGGGTGGAGGAGTTGACGGCGGCGTGGTGGTGGCCGCCATGGGCGTTGGGGCGGCGAgaattgagagagaaggaagCGTCGACGACGTCGTCATCGTCCTTGGAGTCAAGCCAGTCAAGGGCGTCACCAATCTCGGAATCCGAAGAAAACGAttcctcttcttcatcatcatcatcatcaacctcATCTACTACTAATACTTGTTCTTCTGGTTCTCTTTCTTGGTGTCGCTGGTTCTCCATTGAATTGAAGTGAAGTTGTTTGCTTTACAGAACGTTTGGATGGAGCTAACTGTCAAACAGAAAGGAATGCGGCGGGAACAAGGCCTCAGAGGTGAAACCCCATATAAACCTATAAATATCTCTGcccaaattaacaaattaaaattaaaatttgaaaattgaaaattaaaaatatatatttaattataaaatttaattttgatata harbors:
- the LOC112744060 gene encoding uncharacterized protein gives rise to the protein MENQRHQEREPEEQVLVVDEVDDDDDEEEESFSSDSEIGDALDWLDSKDDDDVVDASFSLNSRRPNAHGGHHHAAVNSSTLQPLSNRNQKFTHHIRASPLEEWEGRMNVGMSNSVSTAIRGSVREMAIGKTKTTDKADRATVEQAIDPRTRMVLFKMLNRGVFHDINGCISTGKEANVYHATKSDGQELAIKVYKTSILVFKDRDRYVQGDYRFRNGYCRHNPRKMVKTWAEKEMRNLMRLKAAGLRCPTPLLLRLHVLVMEFIGKAGWAAPRLKDANLSLDKLREGYLEMIIAMRTLYQKCKLVHGDLSEYNILYFEGHLYIIDVSQAVDPDHPHALDFLREDCIHISDFFKKHGVAVMTIRELFDFIVDPTIADDAVDGYLEEMQQKISARGDVSVEDEIADSVFMQTYIPKTLDDVKNAEEDVQRITSGKDTGDLYYQTITGLKHALSISQPSSQNDKQHVKSNPTEVSHINSDDKSGLAKADGDSESDEDENDESGSGVDSSSESDTQTPADRKAARKENKKKVKEEKREARKNKIPKAVKKRKKKLAKAKKTR